AAATAGTTAACGGAACAATTGAAGATTTAGACGCAAGTCTTTATGAAGAAATTTTAAGCAAAATCGATTATTCTGTTTACAAAAGTAAACCGGTAATTGTAAAAGGCTGTTCAAGAAAACCAGTTCCTATGCGTGCTTACATTTTGGCAACAAACTATTTACAGCCGTTTGCCCGAAGCATCATGTATGGCGAAGCCTGTTCTGCGGTTCCTTTATATAAAGAATCTAAGAAATAACCTGCACTTAGAAGCAATTTATCCCTTACTTTTCCGTTGGTTTTTAGTATATTTGAAAATACACTTAAATTAAAAACCATGAGAAAGCTGGCGTTTTTACTATGCATCGTGGCGAACTTTACTTTTGTTCAGGCACAAAATTCAGAAAAACAGTTAATTCAGAATACCGAAAAAGCGGTTAAAAAAATAAACGATACTATTGAAGGGGAAGGCTGGAAAAGCAAAGGGAATTTTTCCCTGCTGCTCAATCAATCTAGTTTTAACAACTGGATTGCCGGTGGAGAAGATAGTTTTTCTGGAACTTTAGGAATCAATTACGATCTTAATTACAAAAAGGATGATTTAACCTGGGACAACAAAGTTTTGGCTTCCTATGGTTTACTGCAAACTAAAAATGCTGATTTTGAAAAAAAGACAGATGACCGTTTCGAACTTAACTCAATTGTGGGAAAAAGAGCCTTCGGAGAATGGTATTACTCTTATTTCTTAAACTTCAGGACACAATTTACCACAGGTTATATCTATGGTCAGGATGCAAACGGAAAAGAAATCAGGACAGAAAATACCAAGTTTTTATCTCCGGGTTATTTAACAACTGGTCCCGGAATTTACTGGACAAAAGATGACAACCTAAAAGTAAACTTTGCACCGCTAACCTCAAAATTTACATTTGTAGACAGTGCTTATACTTCTGGAATTGATTATGTAGATGGTACTTATTTTGGTGTAGATGCCAACAAAAGCATACGTTACGAACTTGGTTTTTATGCTTCAGTTTATTACAAACTCGCAATTATGACCAATGTGACAGCGGAGAATACCTTAAATCTTTATTCAAATTATCTTGAAGATCCACAAAACGTCGACATGGATTATTCTTTGAACATCATCATGAAAGTAAACAAATATCTATCTGCCAACTTCTCATTTCAGGCAATATATGACGATAATGCATTCCGAGGATTTCAAACCAGACAAGTATTTGGTTTAGGAGTAAATTTCGGCTTTTAAATAAAAAAACGGCTTTTGAATTATCAAAAGCCGTTTCTATTTTATTCTTCTTCCTTTTCAATTGCATCCTTATAATCAGGATAAAGGAATTTATTGTACGGGAATCTGGTTATATGAATTTGGCGTACTGCCTCGTACACCATTTCTCTAAACTCCTCGAAATTTTCTTTTTGGGTTGCCGAAATAAACAAAGCTTTATCCTGTCCAACATTACTCATCCAGGTTTGTTTCCACTCGTCAAGTGTGTAATGTTTTCTTGTTTTTTCGGTAATTAAATCATCTTCATCAATAGTCAAATGTCGGTAAGCATCGATTTTATTAAAAACCATAATCGTTGGCTTATCATTACTTTTAATTTCAAGCAAAGTCTGATTTACAGATTCAATATGATCTTCAAAATCCGGATGCGAAATATCTACAACATGCAACAATAAATCGGCTTCACGAACCTCATCTAATGTACTTTTAAACGAATCAACCAATTGTGTAGGCAGTTTTCGAATAAATCCAACTGTATCAGAAAGTAAAAACGGAAGATTTTTAATAACCACTTTTCGAACCGTTGTATCTAATGTTGCAAACAATTTATTCTCAACAAATACATCGCTTTTTCCGATAGCATTCATCAGTGTCGATTTTCCAACATTGGTATAACCCACCAAAGCCACTCGAACCATAGCGCCGCGATTGCTTCGCTGAATGCTCATTTGTTTATCGATCGTTTTGATTTTTTCTTTCAACAACGAAATTCGGTCACGAACAATACGTCTATCCGTCTCAATTTCAGTTTCTCCGGGACCACGCATACCAATACCTCCTTTTTGACGTTCAAGGTGTGTCCATAAACCAGAAAGTCTTGGTAATAAATATTGGCATTGTGCTAATTCTACCTGAGTTCTTGCATACGAAGTTTCAGCTCTTTGCGCAAAAATATCCAAAATCAAATTGGTTCTGTCGAGGATTTTGCAATCTATAATTCTTGAAATATTTTTTTGTTGAGATGGTGTTAATTCATCATCGAAAATAACCGTAGAAATACCATTTTCTTTAACAAAAAGGTTGATTTCGTCAATTTTTCCTGTACCCACAAAAGTCTTCGGATTTGGGCGCTCCATTTTTTGCGAAAAACGTTTAATAACCTGACCGCCTGCGGTAAAAGTCAAAAACTCTAATTCGTCTAAATATTCGTTAAGTTTTTCCTCACTTTGGTTTTGAGTTACGATACCAACAATGGCCGTTTTCTCAAAATTTATAACTTCTTTCTCTAGCATATCTTAAAATAAGCTGCAAATTTAATCATTTGTAAACTACTTACAATTATAGAATTTCAATTTTACATTCTAATTAAAAAAATAAACCATTTATAAATCAGCTAATAAACTCGATTTATAAATGGTTTAGAAAAATTATCTGGAAACTAATTATTCGTAAATAAAAGTTTTCTCTGTTTTTACAATTCCGTTTTCTTCGATCTGAGAACAAGAAATAGGGAAATTCAGCTTGTTGTATTTATACTTTCTGCTTACCGCAACTAGTGCTGTAGATGACGGACTGAAATTCAT
This portion of the Flavobacterium gelatinilyticum genome encodes:
- the hflX gene encoding GTPase HflX yields the protein MLEKEVINFEKTAIVGIVTQNQSEEKLNEYLDELEFLTFTAGGQVIKRFSQKMERPNPKTFVGTGKIDEINLFVKENGISTVIFDDELTPSQQKNISRIIDCKILDRTNLILDIFAQRAETSYARTQVELAQCQYLLPRLSGLWTHLERQKGGIGMRGPGETEIETDRRIVRDRISLLKEKIKTIDKQMSIQRSNRGAMVRVALVGYTNVGKSTLMNAIGKSDVFVENKLFATLDTTVRKVVIKNLPFLLSDTVGFIRKLPTQLVDSFKSTLDEVREADLLLHVVDISHPDFEDHIESVNQTLLEIKSNDKPTIMVFNKIDAYRHLTIDEDDLITEKTRKHYTLDEWKQTWMSNVGQDKALFISATQKENFEEFREMVYEAVRQIHITRFPYNKFLYPDYKDAIEKEEE
- a CDS encoding DUF3078 domain-containing protein produces the protein MRKLAFLLCIVANFTFVQAQNSEKQLIQNTEKAVKKINDTIEGEGWKSKGNFSLLLNQSSFNNWIAGGEDSFSGTLGINYDLNYKKDDLTWDNKVLASYGLLQTKNADFEKKTDDRFELNSIVGKRAFGEWYYSYFLNFRTQFTTGYIYGQDANGKEIRTENTKFLSPGYLTTGPGIYWTKDDNLKVNFAPLTSKFTFVDSAYTSGIDYVDGTYFGVDANKSIRYELGFYASVYYKLAIMTNVTAENTLNLYSNYLEDPQNVDMDYSLNIIMKVNKYLSANFSFQAIYDDNAFRGFQTRQVFGLGVNFGF